From one Peredibacter starrii genomic stretch:
- a CDS encoding sigma-70 family RNA polymerase sigma factor: MPKKNSKTEVTPEIIVDSKNKKNLKKKDDVIEVNIDGDEDFLDPKGPSEALVPKMVESLPVLKKSTDLKVQDPLAVYLKEIARHKLLTIEEEKELTAELLRTGDIEVAKKLVLANLRLVVKIALEYKSAYKNVMDLIQEGNIGLMKAVSKYDPSKGAKLSYYASWWIRSYILKFILDNFRLVKIGTTQEQKKLFYNLMREKQRLMNMGINPDVKQLSENLGVSEKAVIEMDQRLGSSGQEVSLDKPLDNDGGSQTLSDLIGDDEEALDSRLADLQNLEILREQLGEFVKGLKPRDQEIFKKRLLSEIPESLQSIADQYGVSRERIRQVEERLIEQLKIYMSEFLR; encoded by the coding sequence ATGCCGAAGAAAAACTCTAAAACTGAAGTCACTCCTGAAATCATTGTAGATTCTAAGAATAAAAAGAATCTCAAAAAGAAAGATGATGTGATCGAAGTCAACATTGACGGTGATGAAGATTTTCTGGACCCGAAAGGGCCTTCGGAAGCTCTTGTCCCTAAAATGGTTGAGTCTCTTCCAGTTCTAAAAAAATCCACCGATTTAAAAGTTCAGGATCCTCTGGCAGTTTATCTTAAAGAGATTGCCCGACATAAGCTTCTGACAATCGAAGAAGAGAAAGAACTTACTGCTGAACTTTTGCGCACAGGTGATATTGAAGTCGCAAAGAAATTAGTTCTCGCGAATCTTCGTCTTGTGGTGAAGATCGCCCTTGAATACAAGAGTGCCTACAAAAATGTGATGGACTTGATTCAAGAAGGGAACATCGGTTTGATGAAGGCGGTTTCTAAATACGATCCTAGTAAGGGAGCGAAGCTTTCTTATTACGCGAGCTGGTGGATTCGCTCTTATATTTTAAAATTCATTCTCGATAACTTCCGTCTTGTTAAAATCGGAACAACTCAAGAGCAGAAAAAACTTTTTTATAACCTCATGAGAGAAAAACAACGTCTCATGAATATGGGTATTAATCCGGACGTAAAACAACTTTCAGAAAATCTCGGAGTGTCTGAGAAGGCCGTGATTGAAATGGATCAGCGCCTTGGTTCTAGTGGCCAGGAAGTAAGTCTGGATAAACCCCTGGATAATGACGGGGGGAGTCAGACTCTTAGTGACCTCATTGGTGACGATGAAGAGGCCCTGGATAGTCGTCTGGCCGATCTCCAGAATTTAGAAATTCTCCGCGAGCAATTGGGTGAGTTCGTGAAGGGGCTCAAGCCTCGCGATCAGGAAATCTTTAAAAAACGGTTACTTAGCGAGATTCCCGAGAGTCTTCAGAGTATCGCCGATCAATACGGGGTTTCGAGAGAGAGAATTCGTCAGGTGGAAGAGCGACTGATCGAACAATTAAAGATTTACATGTCTGAATTTCTTAGATAA
- the pnp gene encoding polyribonucleotide nucleotidyltransferase, with the protein MLNNKKEFKMNYGGKEITLETGRLAKQADAAILASCEGTQVLVTLTCAKEVNDGQDFFPLLVDYKEKFYAAGKFLGGFLKREGRPSNAEILIMRLIDRPLRPLFPEGFMNETILMAQVVSQGAGDSEVLAGLGAAAALAISDVPFNGPMGYAKVGKVDGKLILNPTKAEWDAGALGLLVAGSAEAVLMVEGESNEVSEAEMLEAIVFGHNNIKEFCKLLDKMTKEVGVKKREFTPVTPNAALMTAAMSEFSTEARKVLSTNVKQERSNATNAFRKHIKEALKANPAKFGLTEETDFGKEAAKVTDEVLYKMMRADILNENKRIAGRGLAVVRAIETETSVLNSVHGSALFTRGETQVLAAVTIGGKEGEQMYDSIHGVGYDKFYLHYSMPPFSVGEAKGYRGVGRREIGHGNLAERALKKAMPSQTEFPYTVRVACEVLESNGSSSMGSVCSGSMALMDAGVPLKGPVAGVAMGLIKEGDKYKILTDILGDEDHLGDMDFKLAGTAAGITAIQMDMKIAGISEQIFREALAQAKEGRTHILGEMAKTISTNRIGFKAGVPQIKSFKIAPDKIGALIGPGGKNIKALQENFKVTMDVAEDGTVKVLGVDVQKIDEVIALADMQLNGPKIGAIYKGTVVTIKEYGAFVDIVPGLAGLVHVSEIADERVNDPNDYLTEGQLLDVKVLEVDRFGKIKLSAKAVAPVAKKAK; encoded by the coding sequence ATGTTGAATAACAAAAAAGAATTCAAGATGAATTACGGTGGTAAGGAAATCACCCTCGAGACTGGTCGTCTTGCTAAGCAAGCGGATGCTGCAATCCTCGCTTCATGCGAAGGCACGCAAGTTCTTGTGACTCTTACTTGCGCAAAAGAAGTAAATGATGGCCAAGACTTCTTCCCACTTCTTGTTGACTATAAAGAAAAATTCTACGCTGCCGGAAAATTCCTTGGCGGTTTCTTAAAGCGTGAAGGTCGTCCATCAAACGCAGAAATTCTAATCATGCGTCTTATCGACCGTCCTCTTCGTCCGCTTTTCCCAGAAGGCTTCATGAACGAAACAATCCTTATGGCACAAGTTGTGTCTCAAGGTGCTGGTGATTCAGAAGTTCTAGCTGGTCTAGGAGCTGCAGCAGCTCTAGCGATCTCAGACGTTCCTTTCAATGGACCAATGGGTTACGCAAAAGTTGGTAAAGTTGATGGTAAACTTATCCTTAACCCAACGAAAGCTGAGTGGGACGCTGGTGCCCTTGGTCTTCTAGTTGCTGGTTCTGCAGAAGCAGTTCTTATGGTTGAAGGTGAGTCGAATGAAGTTTCAGAAGCAGAAATGCTTGAAGCGATCGTATTCGGTCACAACAACATTAAAGAATTCTGTAAGCTTCTTGATAAAATGACAAAAGAAGTAGGCGTGAAGAAGCGTGAGTTCACTCCTGTGACTCCAAACGCTGCTCTTATGACAGCTGCCATGAGCGAGTTCTCAACAGAAGCTCGTAAAGTTCTTTCAACTAACGTTAAGCAAGAGCGTTCAAATGCTACAAACGCTTTCCGTAAGCACATTAAAGAAGCTCTTAAAGCAAATCCTGCTAAATTTGGTCTAACTGAAGAAACAGATTTCGGTAAAGAAGCAGCTAAAGTTACTGACGAAGTTCTTTATAAAATGATGAGAGCTGACATTCTTAACGAGAACAAGCGTATCGCTGGCCGTGGTCTGGCAGTTGTTCGTGCAATTGAAACTGAAACTTCAGTTCTTAATTCAGTTCACGGTTCTGCACTTTTCACACGTGGTGAAACTCAAGTTCTTGCTGCCGTTACAATCGGTGGTAAAGAAGGCGAGCAGATGTATGACTCTATCCACGGTGTTGGTTATGATAAATTCTACCTTCACTACTCTATGCCACCGTTCTCAGTTGGTGAGGCGAAAGGTTACAGAGGTGTTGGCCGTCGTGAAATCGGTCACGGTAACCTTGCTGAGCGCGCTCTTAAAAAAGCAATGCCTTCTCAAACAGAATTCCCATACACAGTACGTGTTGCCTGTGAAGTTCTAGAATCAAACGGTTCTTCTTCAATGGGTTCAGTATGTTCTGGTTCAATGGCGCTTATGGACGCTGGTGTTCCTCTTAAAGGACCGGTTGCTGGTGTGGCCATGGGTCTAATCAAAGAAGGCGACAAGTATAAGATCCTTACAGACATCCTTGGTGATGAAGATCACCTTGGTGATATGGACTTCAAACTTGCTGGTACAGCTGCTGGTATTACTGCAATTCAAATGGATATGAAAATTGCTGGTATCTCTGAGCAAATCTTCCGCGAAGCTCTTGCTCAAGCGAAAGAAGGCCGTACTCACATTCTTGGCGAGATGGCGAAAACTATCTCTACAAACCGTATTGGTTTCAAAGCCGGTGTTCCTCAAATCAAATCGTTCAAAATTGCTCCGGATAAAATCGGCGCTCTTATTGGACCTGGTGGTAAGAACATTAAAGCCCTTCAAGAAAACTTCAAAGTTACTATGGATGTTGCTGAAGACGGTACAGTTAAAGTTCTTGGTGTTGACGTTCAGAAGATCGATGAAGTTATCGCTCTTGCGGACATGCAACTTAACGGTCCTAAGATCGGTGCGATCTACAAAGGTACTGTTGTTACAATCAAAGAATACGGCGCATTCGTTGATATCGTTCCTGGACTTGCTGGTCTTGTGCACGTTTCAGAAATCGCTGATGAGCGCGTGAATGATCCGAATGATTACCTAACTGAAGGTCAACTTCTAGATGTTAAAGTTCTTGAAGTAGATCGTTTTGGCAAAATCAAGCTTTCTGCTAAAGCAGTAGCTCCGGTTGCTAAAAAAGCGAAGTAA
- the rpsO gene encoding 30S ribosomal protein S15, translating into MITTAKAAELVKKFGGSEKNTGSVEVQVALLTERIKNLTPHFEKNKKDHSGMRGLMKMIGQRRSLLKHLSATDEARYNKLIAELGLRK; encoded by the coding sequence ATGATTACAACAGCAAAAGCAGCAGAACTAGTAAAGAAGTTCGGTGGATCTGAGAAGAACACAGGTTCAGTAGAAGTTCAGGTAGCTCTTCTTACAGAGAGAATTAAAAACCTAACTCCGCACTTCGAGAAAAACAAAAAAGACCACTCTGGTATGAGAGGTCTAATGAAGATGATCGGTCAACGCCGTTCACTTCTTAAGCACTTGAGCGCAACTGATGAAGCTCGTTATAACAAGCTCATCGCTGAGCTAGGTCTACGTAAGTAA